Proteins encoded by one window of Arachis ipaensis cultivar K30076 chromosome B04, Araip1.1, whole genome shotgun sequence:
- the LOC107637295 gene encoding uncharacterized protein LOC107637295, with translation MGGGSTRVGSSISSPCSGHRTRTQSRSRRSGVPEWCGCGCRPVLRWSETNSNPNKPFFGCPNHNTSEKRWCGLFVWADTGQDEPVEKPESYGDNHEVKMNFDWRLGRLEEDVRNQKLVNQLLVLVVSVLIVLIVILYCKA, from the exons ATGGGTGGTGGAAGCACTAGAGTTGGAAGCTCTATTAGTTCACCGTGCAGTGGCCATCGGACGAGAACGCAAAGCAGGAGCAGAAGATCCGGGGTGCCGGAATGGTGCGGTTGCGGCTGCCGGCCAGTTCTCAGGTGGTCTGAGACAAATTCAAACCCAAATAAACCATTTTTTGGTTGTCCCAATCATAAT ACAAGTGAAAAGAGATGGTGTGGGCTTTTTGTGTGGGCAGATACTGGGCAGGATGAACCAGTTGAGAAACCAGAATCTTATGGAGATAATCATGAAGTGAAGATGAACTTTGATTGGAGGCTTGGGAGATTAGAAGAAGATGTTCGGAATCAAAAATTGGTTAACCAATTGTTGGTATTAGTTGTGTCTGTATTGATTGTGTTAATTGTTATCCTGTATTGTAAAGCTTGA
- the LOC107635339 gene encoding UDP-glycosyltransferase 72B1-like has protein sequence MQEQEASCVVAMMPSPGMGHFIPMLELAKRLIRHNNLTVTIIIPSSNPPSTVQTTLLRSLPTSISHTFLPSVSLSDLPSITNPELGVALTVLRSLPSFRRTLLSLSSTHHRLAAFIIDSFGLDAIDIASELHIPSYIYFTSSAMVLSLLLHLPYLDQTVQGNLKDLTEPVQIPGCVPVHGKDLLVPIQERNNEAYNYILHLSNRFKMTQGIISNSFSELEPKTFKELQKGEPDMIPVYSVGPMVNVDQTNGTANKYLTWLDEQPRGSVLFVCFGSWETISSAQTHELAIGLENSKQRFLWVVKRPDNLGNSTFFNDINAQANHLDFLPEGFVERTRGMGLVVPFWAPQAQILAHKSIGGFLTHCGWNSILESIANGVPMIALPLCAEQKMNAVLITEDFKVATRLKIGENGLVENEEITMVVEKLMEGEEGKKLSYRVKELKDAASKALGENGSSTKQLSELVFMWKTP, from the coding sequence ATGCAAGAACAAGAAGCATCTTGTGTAGTGGCTATGATGCCAAGTCCTGGCATGGGACACTTCATCCCAATGCTAGAATTAGCCAAGAGACTCATCCGCCACAATAATCTAACTGTCACCATCATCATCCCCTCCAGCAACCCTCCCTCCACCGTACAAACCACCCTCCTCCGCTCCCTCCCCACTTCCATCTCACACACCTTCCTCCCCTCAGTCTCCCTCTCTGACCTCCCTTCAATCACCAACCCAGAGCTTGGTGTCGCTCTCACCGTCCTCCGCTCCCTCCCCTCCTTCCGCCGCACcctcctctccctctcctccacccACCACCGTCTTGCCGCCTTCATCATCGACTCCTTTGGCTTAGATGCGATTGATATCGCCTCCGAGCTTCACATCCCTTCTTACATTTACTTCACCTCCTCCGCGATGGTTTTGTCCTTACTTTTACACCTTCCTTACTTGGACCAAACGGTCCAGGGCAACTTAAAGGATCTCACTGAACCGGTTCAGATTCCCGGATGCGTACCAGTTCATGGAAAAGATTTGTTAGTGCCGATTCAGGAGAGAAATAATGAAGCCTACAATTACATTCTTCACCTATCGAACCGGTTCAAGATGACACAAGGAATCATCAGTAACAGCTTTTCAGAACTTGAACCGAAAACCTTTAAGGAACTGCAAAAGGGTGAACCAGACATGATTCCGGTTTACTCAGTTGGACCGATGGTGAACGTAGACCAAACTAATGGGACTGCCAACAAATATTTAACATGGTTGGATGAGCAGCCACGTGGCAGTGTTTTATTTGTATGTTTTGGTAGCTGGGAAACCATATCTAGTGCTCAAACTCATGAGCTTGCTATTGGACTAGAGAATAGTAAGCAAAGATTTTTGTGGGTTGTCAAACGTCCTGACAACTTAGGAAATAGTACCTTTTTCAATGATATTAATGCGCAAGCCAACCATCTTGATTTCTTGCCTGAAGGGTTTGTAGAGAGGACTAGAGGAATGGGCCTTGTAGTGCCATTTTGGGCTCCACAGGCCCAAATATTGGCCCATAAATCTATTGGGGGATTCTTGACTCATTGTGGTTGGAATTCTATACTCGAGAGTATAGCTAATGGAGTACCGATGATCGCATTGCCACTTTGTGCGGAGCAAAAGATGAATGCGGTTTTGATTACTGAAGATTTCAAGGTGGCAACAAGACTAAAAATCGGTGAGAATGGGTtggtggaaaatgaagaaataacTATGGTTGTGGAGAAGTTGATGGAAGGTGAGGAAGGGAAGAAGCTTAGTTACCGAGTGAAGGAACTCAAGGATGCAGCTTCCAAAGCCCTAGGAGAAAATGGATCCTCCACAAAGCAACTTTCTGAGCTGGTTTTTATGTGGAAAACTCCATAG
- the LOC107635338 gene encoding UDP-glycosyltransferase 72B1-like: MDEERAEDARTRSILCSGYDASPGMGHFIPMLELAKRLSRHINLTVTIIIPSSNPPSAAQTTLLSSLPTAISQTFLPSVSLSDIPSTTNPELSTALTILRSLPSLRRTLLSLSSTHHRLATFIIDPFGLDAIDIASELHIPSYLYFPSSAMALSLALHLPYLTQTVKGNFKDLSEPVHIPGCIPVHGKDLLEPVQERNSESYKCMLRLLNRFKMTQGIINNSFLELEPETFKELQKGEPGMIPVYSVGPLVNVEQTNGTADKCLTWLDEQPRGSVLFVCFGSGGTISSAQTHELAIGLENSKQRFLWVVKCPDKVANGALFKTIKVQADPLDFLPEGFVERTRGMGLVVPFWAPQAQILAHESIGGFLTHCGWNSILESIVNGVPMIAWPLYAEQKMKAVLITEDIKVATRPRIGENGLVENEEITRVVEKLMEGEEGKKLSYRVNELKDAASKALGENGSSTKQLSQLVLMWKTTQ, encoded by the coding sequence ATGGATGAAGAAAGAGCAGAAGATGCAAGAACAAGAAGCATCTTGTGTAGTGGCTATGATGCAAGTCCTGGCATGGGACACTTCATCCCAATGCTAGAATTAGCCAAGAGACTCAGCCGCCACATCAATCTAACTGTCACCATCATCATCCCCTCCAGCAACCCTCCCTCCGCCGCACAAACAACCCTCCTCAGCTCCCTCCCCACCGCCATCTCACAAACCTTCCTCCCCTCAGTCTCCCTCTCTGACATCCCTTCAACCACCAACCCAGAGCTTAGCACCGCTCTCACCATCCTCCGCTCCCTTCCTTCCCTCCGCCGCACcctcctctccctctcctccacccACCACCGTCTTGCCACATTCATCATCGACCCCTTTGGTTTAGATGCGATTGATATCGCCTCAGAGCTTCACATCCCTTCTTACCTTTACTTCCCTTCCTCTGCCATGGCCTTGTCTTTGGCTTTGCACCTTCCCTACTTGACCCAAACGGTCAAGGGAAATTTCAAAGATCTCTCTGAACCGGTCCATATTCCGGGATGCATACCGGTTCATGGAAAAGACTTGTTAGAGCCGGTTCAAGAGAGAAACAGTGAATCCTACAAATGCATGCTTCGCCTCTTGAACCGGTTCAAGATGACCCAAGGGATCATAAATAATAGCTTCTTAGAACTCGAACCGGAAACCTTTAAGGAATTGCAAAAGGGTGAACCGGGCATGATTCCAGTTTACTCGGTTGGACCGTTGGTGAACGTAGAGCAAACTAATGGGACTGCCGACAAATGTTTAACATGGTTGGATGAGCAGCCACGTGGCAGTGTTTTATTTGTATGTTTTGGTAGTGGTGGAACCATATCTAGTGCTCAAACTCATGAGCTTGCTATTGGATTAGAGAATAGTAAGCAAAGATTTTTGTGGGTTGTCAAATGTCCCGACAAAGTAGCAAATGGTGCCTTGTTCAAGACTATTAAGGTGCAAGCAGACCCTCTTGATTTCTTGCCTGAAGGGTTTGTAGAGAGAACTAGAGGAATGGGCCTTGTGGTTCCATTTTGGGCTCCACAGGCCCAAATATTGGCCCATGAATCTATTGGAGGATTCTTGACCCATTGTGGTTGGAACTCTATACTCGAGAGTATAGTTAATGGAGTTCCGATGATTGCATGGCCACTCTATGCGGAGCAAAAGATGAAAGCGGTTTTGATTACCGAAGATATTAAGGTTGCAACAAGACCAAGAATTGGTGAGAATGGGTtggtggaaaatgaagaaataacTAGGGTTGTGGAGAAGTTGATGGAAGGTGAGGAAGGGAAGAAGCTTAGTTATCGAGTGAATGAACTCAAGGATGCAGCTTCCAAAGCCCTAGGAGAAAATGGATCCTCAACAAAGCAACTTTCTCAGTTGGTTCTTATGTGGAAAACTACTCAATAG
- the LOC107638139 gene encoding uncharacterized protein LOC107638139 — MDSDKQLQPDLESGSNSPTSKPSDSEPTSKPQENNNNSPKKPIANGNSNPSNPTSNPNSPNSNGDDEDPTLEDTNDTTLGKGIQTTFKTASNLGNFLPTGTNLVFGALIPTIYKSGQCSSLSVTMMIFALVFCSFFCFFSCFTDSVEQPAKDSKGNNKTKVYYGFVTTKGLWVHNHRGYIGGRRYKLGFADVLHAVLSMVVFLAMAFSDQRVIDCLFPKHVDDMEQVMRTLVLVVGFLCSSLFLLFPVHRRGFVPSLPKNANATSTGAVTATTNTNTNTTATAEKNV, encoded by the coding sequence ATGGATAGTGATAAACAGCTGCAACCAGATCTAGAAAGTGGTTCAAATTCACCAACATCAAAACCCTCTGATTCTGAACCCACTTCAAAGCCACAAGAAAACAACAATAATAGCCCCAAAAAACCCATTGCTAATGGTAACTCCAATCCCAGTAATCCCACTAGTAACCCTAATAGCCCTAATTCTAATGGTGATGATGAAGACCCTACATTAGAGGACACAAACGACACTACCCTTGGAAAGGGCATCCAAACAACCTTCAAAACCGCCTCAAATCTTGGGAACTTCTTACCAACAGGGACTAACCTAGTTTTTGGGGCACTCATACCAACCATCTACAAATCCGGGCAATGTTCATCACTTAGTGTAACCATGATGATCTTCGCTTTAGTCTTCTGTtccttcttctgcttcttctccTGCTTCACCGACAGCGTCGAGCAACCTGCGAAAGATAGCAAGGGAAACAACAAGACAAAGGTCTACTACGGATTCGTGACCACCAAGGGTTTGTGGGTGCACAACCACCGCGGCTATATCGGCGGTAGGAGGTACAAGCTAGGGTTTGCCGACGTCTTGCACGCCGTGTTGTCAATGGTGGTGTTCTTGGCGATGGCTTTCTCCGATCAGAGAGTCATCGATTGCTTGTTTCCCAAACATGTGGATGATATGGAGCAAGTGATGAGAACCTTGGTTCTTGTTGTTGGATTTCTTTGCTCAagtttgtttcttttgtttcctGTCCATAGACGCGGATTTGTCCCATCCTTGCCAAAGAATGCTAATGCTACCTCTACTGGCGCCGTCActgccaccaccaacaccaatacTAATACCACCGCAACGGCGGAAAAAAACGTGTAG
- the LOC107637296 gene encoding uncharacterized protein LOC107637296 — MEPTQQEVGIKVYNATPAPSHDDTRNSSGPITLPVMPPEAVRKNRRAIMAKGVQKTLNKTSLLGNFLPTGTLLTFEMVLPSIYKNGQCSHVHSMMTHVLLTICSLSCFFFHFTDSFPGPDGTIYYGFVTPKGLSVFKPGIPVQVPKDEKYKVSFTDFVHAFMSVLVFVAIAFSDHRVTNCLFPGHEKDMDQVMESFPLMVGVICSGLFLVFPNFRRGIGCMSA, encoded by the coding sequence ATGGAACCAACCCAACAGGAAGTTGGAATCAAAGTTTACAATGCAACTCCAGCACCGTCCCATGATGATACACGCAATTCTTCCGGCCCAATCACTCTTCCGGTGATGCCTCCAGAGGCTGTCCGGAAGAATCGCCGTGCCATCATGGCAAAGGGTGTCCAGAAGACACTCAACAAGACTTCATTACTCGGAAACTTCCTCCCAACGGGAACACTCCTGACATTCGAGATGGTCCTTCCATCAATCTACAAGAACGGACAATGCAGTCACGTGCACAGCATGATGACCCACGTGCTCCTAACCATATGTTCACTCTCATGCTTCTTCTTTCACTTCACAGACAGTTTTCCCGGCCCTGACGGAACCATTTATTATGGTTTCGTGACTCCGAAAGGACTGTCCGTGTTCAAACCGGGGATTCCGGTTCAAGTGCCAAAGGATGAGAAATACAAGGTTTCCTTCACGGATTTTGTGCACGCTTTCATGTCCGTGTTAGTGTTCGTGGCAATTGCTTTCTCGGATCATAGGGTTACTAATTGCTTGTTCCCCGGGCATGAAAAGGACATGGATCAAGTCATGGAGAGTTTTCCGTTAATGGTGGGAGTAATTTGTAGCGGTTTGTTTCTTGTGTTTCCCAATTTCAGACGTGGAATTGGATGCATGTCTGCGTAA
- the LOC107635340 gene encoding granule-bound starch synthase 2, chloroplastic/amyloplastic: protein MMASSTSLGSLPFVLETNVESLVLLDTRSSYHSPRFPVCGIKGSCFGHSERLGLCWCKRVLWRSKKVRPIACKSFGKDEYEDGSKDVVHATIEKRKKVLALQRDLLQQISERKKLISSIDSDNISKPEGGSISYEHGTNGRSHSFENQNGNILGIYGGFDESNQDVRVPPPEPASLRLDSLPAFFTNGTENSSLKVKNQDGVIESSLENITDESNEIGSEGEIPQPLAGTNVMNVIVVAAECAPWSKTGGLGDVVGSLPKALAKRGHRVMVVAPRYGNYIEPQDTGVRKTYRVDGHDMEVRYFQAYIDGVDFVFIESPMFHNLEHNIYAGSRLDILKRMILFCKAAVEVPWHVPCGGVCYGDGNLAFIANDWHTSLLPVYLKAYYRDQGLMKYTRSVLVIHNIAHQGRGPVDDFFYVDLAEHYIDLFKLYDPIGGDHFNIFAAGLKSADRVVTVSHGYSWELKTSEGGWGLHGIINDNGWKLRGIVNGIDNKDWNPKFDVHLKSDGYTNYSLETLHTGKPQCKAALQKELGLPVREDIPVIGFIGRLDPQKGVDLIAEAVPWMMGQDVQLIMLGSGRPDLEQMLRNFENQHNDKIRSWVGFSVKTAHRITAGADILLMPSRFEPCGLNQLYAMAYGTVPVVHAVGGLRDTVKPFDPFNETGLGWTFGSAESGKLIHALGNCLLTYREYKESWEGLQRRGMTQDLSWDNAAQQYEEVLLAAKYQW, encoded by the exons ATGATGGCATCATCAACATCATTGGGATCTTTGCCATTTGTATTGGAAACTAATGTTGAGTCTCTGGTGCTTCTTGACACAAGAAGCAGCTACCATTCTCCCCGGTTTCCGGTTTGTGGCATAAAGGGTTCATGTTTTGGGCATTCTGAAAGGTTGGGGTTGTGTTGGTGCAAGAGGGTGTTATGGAGGAGTAAGAAAGTAAGACCAATAGCTTGCAAGAGTTTTGGGAAAGATGAGTATGAAGATGGATCAAAGGATGTGGTGCATGCCACGATTGAAAAGAGGAAGAAGGTTCTTGCTTTGCAAAGGGACCTACTTCAACAG ATTTCAGAAAGAAAGAAACTAATTTCTTCCATAGACAGTGACAATATTAGTAAACCAGAAGGGGGCAGTATTTCTTATGAACATGGCACCAATGGCAGAAGCCATTCTTTTGAGAACCAAAATGGTAACATTCTAGGCATTTATGGAGGCTTTGATGAATCTAACCAGGATGTTAGAGTCCCGCCTCCTGAACCGGCTTCGTTGAGGCTGGATTCACTACCAGCCTTCTTTACAAATGGAACTGAGAACTCAAGTCTGAAGGTTAAGAATCAGGATGGTGTTATTGAATCAAGTTTGGAGAATATAACTGATGAATCTAATGAGATTGGGAGTGAAGGTGAAATACCGCAACCTTTGGCTGGGACCAATGTGATGAATGTTATAGTAGTTGCAGCAGAATGTGCTCCCTGGTCAAAAACAG GTGGACTTGGAGATGTTGTTGGTTCATTACCAAAGGCTTTAGCTAAGCGTGGACATAGGGTCATG gttgtTGCGCCTCGGTATGGTAACTATATCGAACCCCAAGATACAGGAGTACGAAAAACATACAGAGTGGATGGTCAT GATATGGAAGTAAGATATTTCCAGGCTTACATTGATGGTGTAGACTTTGTTTTCATCGAAAGTCCAATGTTTCACAATCTGGAGCATAACATATATGCAGGAAGCAGATtg GATATTCTAAAGCGCATGATACTGTTTTGCAAGGCAGCTGTTGAG GTTCCGTGGCATGTTCCATGTGGTGGTGTTTGCTATGGAGATGGAAACTTGGCTTTCATAGCAAACGATTGGCATACTTCATTGCTGCCAGTGTATCTTAAGGCATACTATCGTGACCAGGGTTTGATGAAGTACACAAGATCAGTTCTCGTTATTCATAACATAGCTCACCAG GGTCGGGGTCCTGTTGATGATTTCTTCTATGTTGATTTAGCTGAACACTACATAGACCTTTTTAAACTATATGACCCCATTGGAGGTGACCACTTCAACATTTTTGCAGCCGGTTTAAAGAGCGCAGACCGTGTTGTCACGGTTAGCCATGGGTATTCATGGGAGCTTAAAACTTCTGAAGGTGGTTGGGGTTTGCATGGGATCATCAATGACAATGGATGGAAACTGAGGGGAATCGTGAATGGAATTGATAACAAAGATTGGAACCCTAAGTTTGATGTTCACTTGAAATCGGATGGCTACACCAACTACTCCCTCGAGACACTGCATACTGGAAAGCCTCAATGTAAAGCCGCATTGCAAAAGGAGCTCGGTTTGCCTGTTCGCGAGGACATTCCGGTAATCGGTTTTATCGGAAGGTTGGATCCGCAGAAAGGCGTTGATCTCATAGCCGAAGCGGTTCCTTGGATGATGGGTCAGGATGTGCAACTAATCATGTTGGGATCTGGAAGACCGGATTTGGAACAAATGCTCCGGAATTTCGAGAATCAACACAATGACAAGATCCGCAGTTGGGTTGGTTTTTCCGTGAAGACTGCTCATAGAATAACTGCAGGAGCAGACATATTGCTCATGCCATCAAGATTTGAGCCATGTGGATTGAACCAACTCTATGCCATGGCTTATGGAACAGTTCCTGTTGTGCATGCTGTTGGAGGATTGAGGGACACAGTGAAGCCTTTTGATCCCTTCAATGAAACAGGACTTGGATGGACATTTGGAAGTGCAGAATCAGGCAAGTTGATACATGCATTAGGGAATTGCTTATTGACCTATAGAGAGTATAAGGAAAGCTGGGAAGGGCTTCAACGGCGAGGGATGACACAAGATCTTAGTTGGGATAACGCAGCCCAGCAGTATGAGGAGGTGCTTCTTGCTGCCAAGTACCAGTGGTAA